Proteins found in one Candidatus Nitrosopelagicus brevis genomic segment:
- a CDS encoding 30S ribosomal protein S8e: protein MKKSVENLKTSKITGGLRHPLKTRQKFETDRYPNEAEMGEEQQTITRKTRGNNRKTGLKIASFVNLVMADSKVKRSKIIKVLENQTNNDYQRRGIITKGAIVETEDGKCRIVSRPGQSGTVSGILVK from the coding sequence ATGAAGAAATCTGTAGAGAATCTAAAAACAAGTAAGATTACTGGTGGTCTTAGACATCCATTAAAGACTAGACAGAAATTTGAAACTGACAGATACCCAAATGAAGCAGAAATGGGAGAAGAACAGCAAACCATTACAAGAAAGACAAGAGGAAATAATAGAAAAACTGGATTAAAGATTGCAAGCTTTGTAAATTTAGTTATGGCCGATTCCAAAGTAAAAAGATCAAAGATTATCAAAGTTTTAGAAAATCAAACAAACAATGATTATCAAAGACGTGGAATCATTACAAAAGGTGCAATTGTTGAAACAGAAGACGGAAAGTGTAGAATTGTATCAAGACCAGGTCAAA
- a CDS encoding diphthine--ammonia ligase: MKLAALFSGGKDSTYAIHLAKKLSHSVDVLLTLYPHSDESHLLHHPNIKFTTLQSESMGIPQLIEEIPSVENETEFKKLEKLITLAKEKYSIEGIVHGGILSKYQKDNFSLICQQNDLEIISPLWNKNPESYMKELLEENFEYIISSVSCDGLDDSWLGQKIDENRLKTLENLQNKFGFNLNFEGGEAETFVTNCPLFKKPLFIQDSRTEWDGYRGRFEILEAKLKDNA; the protein is encoded by the coding sequence ATGAAATTAGCTGCTTTATTTTCTGGTGGAAAAGATAGTACATACGCAATTCATCTTGCAAAAAAATTATCACATTCTGTTGATGTATTATTAACATTATATCCTCATTCTGATGAAAGTCATTTACTTCATCATCCAAACATAAAATTCACTACATTACAATCTGAATCTATGGGAATTCCCCAATTAATAGAAGAAATTCCATCTGTTGAAAATGAAACTGAATTTAAAAAACTTGAAAAATTGATCACTTTAGCAAAAGAAAAGTATTCCATTGAAGGAATTGTTCATGGTGGAATACTCAGTAAATACCAAAAAGATAATTTTTCTTTAATCTGCCAACAAAATGATCTAGAAATTATATCTCCATTATGGAATAAAAATCCTGAATCTTACATGAAAGAATTATTGGAAGAAAATTTTGAATATATTATTTCTAGTGTGAGCTGTGATGGTTTGGATGATTCATGGCTTGGACAAAAAATTGATGAAAATAGATTAAAAACTCTTGAAAATCTACAAAACAAATTCGGGTTTAATCTAAATTTTGAAGGTGGTGAAGCTGAAACATTTGTAACAAATTGTCCATTATTTAAAAAACCGTTATTTATTCAAGATTCAAGAACTGAATGGGATGGTTATAGGGGAAGATTTGAAATATTGGAGGCGAAATTAAAAGATAATGCTTGA
- a CDS encoding translation initiation factor IF-5A, translated as MSKPSDLGSLKIGSYILLPVGDQPTGEPCRISEYDTSKPGKHGAAKARIVGVGVFDGAKRPHVGPVSMQVHVPLIDKRVGQIISMTGSEIQVMDGETFETVDIQMVDEEVDGKLEQGQDIEYWNVMGRTKIMRIKTS; from the coding sequence ATGAGCAAACCTTCTGATTTGGGTTCATTAAAAATTGGTTCTTACATTTTACTACCTGTTGGTGATCAACCAACCGGTGAACCTTGTAGAATATCTGAATATGATACAAGCAAACCTGGAAAACATGGTGCTGCAAAGGCACGTATTGTTGGAGTAGGTGTTTTTGATGGTGCAAAACGCCCACATGTAGGTCCTGTAAGTATGCAAGTGCATGTTCCACTAATTGATAAAAGAGTTGGACAAATCATTTCAATGACTGGTTCTGAAATCCAAGTTATGGATGGAGAAACATTTGAGACCGTTGACATTCAAATGGTTGATGAAGAGGTTGATGGAAAATTAGAACAAGGTCAGGATATTGAATATTGGAATGTTATGGGAAGAACTAAAATCATGCGAATTAAAACATCCTAA
- a CDS encoding signal recognition particle receptor subunit alpha, which produces MLDNLKDGLRTAIKKIVSSSGIDEELIKELAKDVQRSLLQSDVNVKLVLEITKNLQERCINETPPPGLSRKDHIVKILYDELSKLLGNDTEFHFKSGKINKVLMLGIQGSGKTTVSSKLAKFLTKQGYRVGAIGADTYRPGALVQLRTNCEKSNVEVYGEENNKDSAEIVKNGLKHFENSNIDVVLIDTAGRHKEEKDLLDEMTEISKVSNPDLALLVIDGTIGQQCFSQAEAFNKIVPVGGIVITKLDSSAKGGGALAASAATGAQVMYVGTGERIDDLEQFSPTRFVGRLLGMGDVQAVLDLAKRLGDEADEVRMKRISSGKMNMEDFFYQLEEVTKVGSLQSLMETMPGLSGMVKEDQLEVMEQRMDKWRYIIQSMNTKEKADPDLLNSSRIKRIARGSGWPEHEVKELIKNYKNSKSMMKASKGRQMQGMLRKLGMG; this is translated from the coding sequence ATGCTTGATAATTTGAAAGACGGTTTAAGAACCGCCATTAAAAAAATCGTAAGCTCTTCTGGGATTGATGAAGAATTAATTAAAGAATTAGCAAAAGATGTACAACGGTCACTTTTACAATCTGATGTAAATGTAAAATTAGTTCTTGAGATCACAAAAAACCTACAAGAACGATGTATTAATGAAACTCCTCCTCCTGGGCTGTCACGAAAAGATCACATTGTAAAAATTCTTTATGATGAATTATCAAAATTATTAGGAAATGATACTGAGTTTCATTTCAAATCCGGAAAAATTAACAAAGTTTTGATGCTTGGTATTCAAGGAAGTGGTAAAACTACTGTATCATCTAAACTAGCAAAATTTCTTACAAAACAAGGATATCGTGTTGGTGCTATTGGTGCAGATACCTACAGACCTGGTGCCTTAGTTCAATTAAGAACAAATTGTGAAAAATCTAATGTTGAAGTTTATGGCGAAGAAAACAACAAAGATTCTGCTGAAATTGTGAAAAATGGTTTAAAACATTTTGAAAATTCGAATATTGATGTAGTATTGATTGATACTGCAGGTCGTCATAAAGAAGAAAAAGATCTTCTTGATGAAATGACTGAAATTTCCAAAGTATCTAATCCTGATTTAGCATTACTAGTAATTGACGGTACAATTGGCCAACAATGTTTCTCGCAAGCTGAAGCATTTAACAAAATTGTTCCTGTTGGAGGCATAGTCATTACAAAACTTGATAGTTCTGCAAAAGGTGGTGGTGCTCTAGCAGCATCTGCTGCAACAGGTGCACAAGTAATGTATGTTGGAACCGGTGAAAGAATTGATGATTTAGAACAGTTTTCACCTACTAGATTTGTTGGCAGACTTTTGGGAATGGGTGATGTTCAAGCTGTGCTTGACCTTGCAAAAAGACTTGGTGATGAAGCAGATGAAGTTCGTATGAAAAGAATATCAAGTGGTAAAATGAACATGGAAGATTTCTTTTATCAACTTGAGGAAGTTACCAAAGTCGGTTCACTTCAAAGTTTAATGGAAACAATGCCTGGATTATCAGGAATGGTAAAAGAAGATCAACTTGAAGTTATGGAACAAAGAATGGACAAATGGAGATACATTATTCAGAGTATGAATACAAAAGAAAAAGCTGATCCTGATCTACTTAATTCATCTAGAATCAAAAGAATTGCACGTGGTTCTGGTTGGCCTGAGCATGAAGTTAAGGAATTAATAAAAAATTATAAAAATTCTAAATCAATGATGAAAGCATCTAAAGGAAGACAAATGCAAGGTATGCTTCGTAAACTTGGAATGGGTTAA
- a CDS encoding coenzyme F420-0:L-glutamate ligase → MNLTVIPLTSRKKTEKFCFFDELKNIIKSSKVVIKEGDILVISSKFISNSQGRILEIEKSRVCEEAKKIAKKFNTNEKFMEIVYRESDKILGGVAGFAMATTNGILAPNAGIDKSNSKGTKIILYPNEPDKFAEELKRRIFLELKLHVGIIIVDSRLMPARIGTTGVAIACAGIEPTKDLRGEKDLDGNPLKVTFQATADNLASIANHKMGEGDDLHPIAIVRDSGCELTNRKIVSDEMIIPYEQCVYIRSFSS, encoded by the coding sequence ATGAATTTGACAGTAATTCCATTAACATCAAGAAAAAAGACAGAAAAATTTTGCTTTTTTGATGAACTGAAGAATATAATCAAGAGCAGCAAAGTTGTAATCAAAGAAGGGGATATCTTAGTAATCTCAAGTAAATTTATCTCGAATTCACAGGGACGAATTTTAGAGATAGAAAAATCAAGGGTTTGTGAAGAAGCAAAAAAAATTGCAAAAAAATTCAATACTAACGAAAAATTTATGGAAATTGTTTATAGAGAATCAGATAAAATCTTAGGAGGAGTAGCAGGATTTGCCATGGCAACTACAAATGGAATATTGGCACCTAACGCTGGAATTGATAAATCAAATTCTAAAGGAACAAAAATTATCTTGTATCCTAATGAACCAGATAAATTTGCTGAAGAATTAAAAAGAAGAATTTTTCTTGAGTTAAAATTACATGTTGGAATAATCATAGTGGATAGTAGGTTAATGCCTGCAAGAATTGGTACAACAGGAGTTGCAATAGCATGTGCGGGAATAGAACCAACAAAAGATTTACGTGGAGAAAAAGATTTGGATGGAAACCCACTAAAAGTTACATTTCAAGCAACTGCGGATAATTTAGCATCTATTGCAAATCATAAGATGGGAGAAGGGGATGATTTACACCCAATAGCAATTGTTAGAGATTCAGGATGTGAATTGACAAATAGAAAAATTGTTTCAGATGAAATGATAATTCCTTATGAACAATGTGTATACATTAGAAGTTTTTCTAGTTAA
- a CDS encoding alcohol dehydrogenase: MKAARIIEPDKPLELNQVEISDPSGTEVLIKVISTGVCHSDLHLWEGGYDTGDGFMKVTDRGVKFPVTPGHEVVGTIEKIGDSVQDVKIGDNVLVYPWIGPKNCECTSCKKGDTNLCETPQSLGVFQDGGYAEKIIIPDYKFLANIGDVNPDSASSLACSGLTAYTAIKKALVNNPESILIVGAGGLGLMGVQLASHMAKCKIICADIDDEKLKTAKELGATDVINTKESDASQKIMSICNEKGVDSIVDFVNAPPTVKLDLSVIRKRGNIILVGLFGGSVDLPLVSVPLKAITIQGAYTGNYKDMVELIELAKQGVINPIVSKHYTLDEATGALDDLKNRKILGRAVINP, from the coding sequence GTGAAAGCGGCACGAATAATCGAACCTGATAAACCACTTGAACTAAATCAAGTTGAAATTTCTGACCCTTCAGGAACTGAAGTATTAATCAAAGTTATCTCAACAGGCGTTTGTCACAGTGATCTTCATCTTTGGGAAGGTGGATATGACACAGGTGATGGATTCATGAAAGTTACAGATAGAGGCGTAAAATTCCCTGTCACTCCTGGTCATGAAGTTGTTGGTACTATTGAAAAAATCGGTGACTCTGTACAAGATGTAAAAATTGGCGATAATGTCTTAGTTTACCCTTGGATTGGACCAAAAAACTGTGAATGTACTTCTTGTAAAAAAGGAGATACAAATTTGTGTGAAACTCCACAATCATTAGGTGTCTTTCAAGATGGAGGATATGCTGAAAAAATTATTATTCCTGATTACAAATTTTTAGCAAATATTGGTGATGTAAATCCTGATTCAGCATCTTCACTAGCATGCTCTGGATTAACTGCTTACACTGCAATCAAAAAAGCATTAGTAAATAATCCTGAATCAATTTTAATTGTTGGTGCAGGTGGTTTAGGTTTAATGGGTGTTCAGTTAGCAAGCCATATGGCAAAATGTAAAATCATTTGTGCAGATATTGATGATGAGAAATTAAAAACTGCAAAAGAATTGGGTGCAACTGATGTAATTAACACAAAAGAAAGTGATGCATCACAAAAAATAATGTCTATTTGTAATGAAAAAGGTGTTGATAGTATAGTTGACTTTGTAAATGCACCTCCAACTGTAAAACTTGATCTGTCTGTAATTAGAAAACGTGGAAATATCATCTTAGTTGGCCTGTTTGGTGGTTCTGTAGACTTGCCTTTAGTATCTGTACCATTAAAGGCAATCACAATTCAAGGTGCATATACTGGAAACTACAAAGATATGGTTGAATTAATTGAACTTGCAAAACAAGGTGTTATCAATCCAATTGTATCAAAACATTATACTTTAGATGAAGCAACTGGTGCTTTAGATGATCTAAAGAATAGAAAAATTTTGGGACGCGCAGTAATTAATCCTTAA
- the scpB gene encoding SMC-Scp complex subunit ScpB translates to MVKVDNENEATARIESALYSAGRPLSVEDLIRASGTESRKTTLNLLTKLIQKTKSSFKAIEITNLPDGSYVFQLKPEYSSTIGRKYASRPMLAKATQKTLSYIAYEQPISSKQLVEVRGTGVYSHLKDLTQLDFIEHQTVGRYKIYTTTEKFRKYFGIQGDDDTLRQKLFKKVRTRNTAPSTVNYN, encoded by the coding sequence ATGGTTAAGGTTGATAATGAAAATGAGGCAACTGCACGAATAGAATCTGCACTATATTCAGCAGGAAGACCTCTAAGCGTAGAGGATCTTATCAGAGCATCAGGAACAGAATCAAGAAAAACAACATTAAATTTACTAACAAAACTTATCCAGAAGACAAAATCATCTTTCAAAGCAATCGAGATTACAAATTTGCCAGATGGCTCATATGTTTTTCAACTAAAACCAGAGTATAGTTCAACAATTGGAAGGAAGTATGCATCTAGACCGATGTTAGCAAAAGCAACACAAAAAACATTATCTTACATTGCATATGAACAACCAATTTCTAGTAAACAGCTAGTAGAAGTTAGAGGTACAGGAGTTTATTCACATTTGAAAGATTTAACCCAACTTGATTTTATAGAACATCAGACGGTTGGAAGATACAAAATTTATACTACAACAGAGAAGTTTAGAAAATATTTTGGTATTCAAGGAGATGATGATACATTGAGACAAAAATTATTCAAAAAGGTACGTACTAGAAATACAGCCCCTAGTACAGTGAATTATAATTAA
- a CDS encoding chromosome segregation protein ScpA translates to MSQEETKSLISKVPINVLFNPEGIQKRDVWDIDLIQILSMLLKILEKTDKKDLRVAGMAALSSSLIYKLKVESIFALQKAAMEKKPLRQRTDVDIDILEFPYRHESTYPVSLDELLDLLENLIGTIANPRERKGNKLRFEPIEPPDFKKIFNNLENIIGEYQDLVLRKLQANGSLLLEKIVEELDTTDSIRCFFAILFLARDEKIDILQEEGEEEIRVTLIK, encoded by the coding sequence GTGAGTCAGGAAGAAACAAAATCACTTATTTCCAAAGTTCCAATAAATGTATTATTTAATCCTGAAGGAATTCAAAAAAGGGATGTTTGGGATATAGATCTTATTCAGATTTTATCAATGTTATTAAAAATTCTTGAAAAGACTGATAAAAAAGATCTCAGAGTAGCAGGAATGGCGGCATTATCATCTTCATTAATTTACAAATTAAAAGTAGAGAGTATTTTTGCATTACAAAAAGCAGCAATGGAAAAAAAGCCTCTTCGACAGAGAACTGACGTAGACATAGATATTTTGGAATTTCCGTATAGACATGAATCAACTTATCCTGTTAGTTTAGATGAATTACTGGATTTACTTGAAAATCTAATTGGAACAATAGCAAATCCTAGAGAAAGAAAGGGTAACAAATTAAGATTTGAACCAATAGAACCACCAGATTTTAAGAAAATTTTCAATAATCTTGAGAATATTATAGGAGAGTATCAAGACTTAGTGTTAAGAAAGCTCCAGGCAAATGGCTCACTTCTACTTGAAAAGATTGTAGAAGAGTTGGATACAACAGATTCTATTAGATGTTTTTTTGCGATATTATTCTTGGCAAGAGATGAAAAAATAGATATTCTGCAAGAAGAAGGAGAAGAGGAAATTAGGGTCACCCTAATCAAATAA